In Candidatus Neomarinimicrobiota bacterium, a single window of DNA contains:
- a CDS encoding NAD(P)H-hydrate dehydratase, with protein MINLLTTNSCRALDRYTIRSGTRTEVDLMRNAGRAVAIEAGKLLRSDTTRPILVVCGKGHNGGDGIAAAGFLTSWGYQCSVVMLGKTEEMDEVVGATYQEAGINVREKVLPEEVAWPDQGLVIDALLGIGVDQPVRDPIAQWVQAINEFSGPVLSVDIPTGLHTDTGQVWEQVVQADVTVTMGYPKVGLLINEGSDMCGKLVVADIGFDPGYFEEEESGITQFTRDDFARWYRLPPRRTFKHRQGKTLVIAGSLGMTGAAVLAARATILSGSGLTVAACPSSIQHLYVPTMPEVITLSLEDHNRGTFLPEHITAIRESLAWCTAVVLGPGLSRSPQVKEFVRAIFEHLDGPTLLDADGLTPFNGNVDMLTAAEVQLVVTPHAREFALLFDHDLEAVMADPVSALREVQAYFPHTVVLKGAPTLTLLTSGEIVVNSTGNPGMATAGSGDVLSGVIGTLLSQGYSSDEAATMGVWLHGWAGDEVRQRYGAAGMTSLHILEQLPLALAEFDRIV; from the coding sequence ATGATTAACCTTCTGACTACGAATAGTTGTCGCGCCTTGGACCGGTATACTATCCGTTCGGGGACCCGTACTGAAGTGGATCTGATGCGTAATGCCGGTCGGGCCGTGGCCATTGAGGCGGGTAAACTGCTGCGAAGTGATACGACCCGTCCCATACTGGTGGTCTGTGGCAAGGGCCACAACGGCGGAGATGGGATTGCAGCGGCTGGCTTCCTTACTTCCTGGGGCTACCAATGCAGCGTCGTTATGCTGGGAAAAACCGAGGAAATGGATGAGGTTGTCGGTGCCACCTACCAGGAAGCCGGGATCAACGTCAGGGAGAAGGTCCTGCCGGAGGAGGTGGCCTGGCCGGATCAGGGTTTAGTCATTGATGCCTTGCTGGGCATAGGCGTCGATCAACCCGTTAGGGACCCGATAGCTCAATGGGTTCAGGCGATCAATGAGTTTTCGGGACCGGTTCTTTCCGTTGACATTCCTACTGGCTTGCATACCGACACGGGCCAGGTTTGGGAGCAGGTGGTTCAGGCGGATGTGACGGTTACGATGGGGTATCCCAAAGTGGGGTTGTTGATCAATGAAGGTTCGGATATGTGCGGCAAGCTGGTGGTGGCCGACATCGGTTTTGATCCGGGCTATTTCGAGGAGGAGGAATCCGGCATCACCCAGTTCACCCGGGATGATTTTGCCCGGTGGTACCGTCTTCCGCCGCGGCGAACCTTCAAGCACCGTCAGGGGAAAACCCTGGTTATCGCCGGTTCGCTGGGTATGACCGGTGCGGCCGTTCTGGCAGCCAGGGCCACTATTCTTTCCGGGTCGGGCCTCACAGTCGCCGCCTGCCCTTCGAGCATTCAGCATTTATATGTCCCGACTATGCCCGAGGTGATTACGCTGAGTCTGGAGGATCACAACCGGGGCACATTTCTGCCGGAGCACATAACGGCTATCCGGGAGTCGCTGGCATGGTGCACGGCGGTAGTTCTGGGGCCGGGCCTTTCTCGCAGTCCTCAGGTGAAGGAGTTTGTGCGGGCTATTTTTGAGCATCTGGATGGGCCGACGCTGCTCGATGCTGATGGTCTCACTCCTTTCAACGGGAATGTGGATATGCTGACGGCGGCGGAGGTCCAGTTGGTGGTTACACCCCATGCGCGGGAGTTTGCCCTATTATTTGACCATGATCTGGAAGCGGTAATGGCCGATCCGGTGAGTGCCTTGCGTGAGGTGCAGGCGTATTTTCCGCATACGGTGGTGCTGAAGGGAGCCCCCACGCTGACACTGCTCACCTCCGGGGAGATTGTAGTGAACAGTACCGGCAATCCCGGCATGGCTACCGCCGGCAGTGGGGATGTGTTGTCGGGGGTGATCGGCACGTTGCTCAGTCAGGGTTACAGTAGCGACGAAGCAGCCACAATGGGAGTGTGGCTTCACGGATGGGCCGGCGATGAGGTTCGGCAGCGTTATGGCGCTGCCGGTATGACCAGCCTCCACATACTGGAGCAACTTCCTTTG
- the acpS gene encoding holo-ACP synthase, with translation MIYVGNDLVEVARIESLIAKWADRFLGRIFTPDEIIYCQQQLRPALHFAGRFAAKEAVKKALYSAGRTELVLFKQIPVHRHPSGAPLVSTIGRNEKIHVSISHTDHYAVATAVLESP, from the coding sequence ATGATTTATGTCGGGAACGATCTGGTGGAAGTGGCCCGCATTGAGTCCTTGATTGCGAAGTGGGCGGACAGGTTTCTAGGCCGTATTTTCACGCCGGATGAGATCATCTATTGTCAGCAGCAGTTACGGCCCGCGCTGCATTTTGCCGGTCGGTTTGCCGCCAAGGAAGCGGTAAAGAAGGCCCTCTATTCGGCCGGTCGCACGGAGCTAGTTTTATTCAAGCAGATCCCGGTCCATCGCCATCCCAGCGGGGCGCCGCTCGTCAGTACTATTGGTCGCAATGAGAAGATCCATGTGTCCATCAGCCATACGGACCATTACGCCGTAGCTACAGCCGTGCTTGAGTCTCCATGA
- a CDS encoding TIGR02253 family HAD-type hydrolase: MRSRIKAVIFDLDNTLLDFMKMKDAAIRAAVDAMVEAGLMVVKEQAVAIIKKIYDEKGYEYQEVFDEYLRQATGKVDYRYLASAIVAYRRAREASLMLYPRVNMTLMTLAKMGLKLGVVSDAPSREAWMRLCYLNLHHLFDAVVTFDDTGVQKPAPEPFYKICNLLGIKPEEALMVGDWPERDMVGARQVGMTTAFARYGDTLDVQESGADYDLADIYQLIDIIRERNLS, from the coding sequence ATGCGGAGCCGTATTAAAGCGGTCATTTTCGATCTGGATAATACCCTTCTTGATTTCATGAAGATGAAGGATGCCGCCATCCGGGCTGCTGTGGATGCCATGGTGGAGGCCGGCCTGATGGTGGTAAAGGAGCAGGCTGTCGCGATCATTAAGAAGATCTATGATGAGAAGGGCTATGAGTACCAGGAGGTCTTTGATGAATATCTGCGGCAGGCCACCGGCAAGGTGGACTACAGGTATCTGGCGTCGGCCATTGTGGCCTATCGTCGTGCCCGGGAGGCCTCCCTGATGCTCTACCCCCGGGTGAACATGACCCTGATGACGCTAGCCAAGATGGGGCTGAAGCTGGGAGTGGTCTCGGATGCTCCCAGTCGCGAAGCCTGGATGCGTCTGTGTTATCTCAACCTGCACCATCTGTTTGACGCGGTAGTGACCTTTGATGATACTGGGGTGCAAAAACCGGCTCCCGAACCGTTCTATAAAATTTGTAACTTGCTTGGGATCAAGCCTGAGGAGGCCCTGATGGTGGGTGATTGGCCTGAGAGAGATATGGTGGGGGCCAGACAGGTGGGAATGACTACGGCCTTCGCCCGCTACGGTGACACTCTGGATGTCCAGGAATCGGGGGCCGATTATGACTTGGCAGACATTTACCAGTTGATCGACATTATCCGGGAGCGGAACTTGTCATGA